Genomic segment of Candidatus Hydrogenedentota bacterium:
CGTCGCGCGTGGGGAACACAGGTGTGTTCTTCTTTCCGCCTTTGGTCGTGTAGACGAGCGGTCGATAAAGGTGATGACAGGGCAGGGCGAGGTTCACATTCTTCGGCATGGCGTCGAGGAGTTCGATGACCTCGCGGGAGCCGCGAATTTCGTTATCGAAGACTTTCTCCCAGCCCTGCTCCTCGGGACCGGGGCCCCAGTAGGCGATGCACCAGGTGTTTGCATACATGCGTGCGGCGGGGTTCTTCTCCGCAAGCTTTTTTGCGAGGGTGTCCACGTAGTGCATGTAGTCCGGCACGGCACATTTTCCGCAGTGGCAGGCGCCCCAGTCCGCCGCGAACTCATCGAAGAAGTTGGCCTCCTTATAGGTATCCATATACCATTCCTGGAGGGCGATGGTCTTTTCGAAATTGCCGGGTTCTTTCGGACAGAGCTGTACCGCGCGGTTCAGCAACTGGTGGCCCGGCTCTTCGCCGTCGGGCACGGTGCTGACGACGGTGTTTGTGAGGATATAGCCGAATTCCAGGCCCAGCGAGTGGGCCAGCTCCAGCACCAGTTTGCGATCTTCGATCTTCTCGCGTTCCATGGCCGTCTGGGGTATGCGATTGAACTCCAGCATGGTGGCGAACTCGACGGCGTTCACACCACAGGCGTGAAGCCAGCGAATCTGGCGCAGCCACTCTTCGCGGCCCCAGTGCAGGGGGGCGTGGTGCTCGGGATCGACGGTGAATCCGTCGTGAAAGTAGACGCCCCGGAGCTTGAAGGGCTTCCTCGGGTTTTCATCCGGCTTTGCGAGGGCTTGGGACCCCGCCAGGGCGGAGACGGCGGCGATGGCGCATGCTTTATGAAATTCCCTGCGATTCATCTGAATTCCTCCTTCGAGGGGACGTTTGGTGTTGCTTCAGTATGCCCGGTCTTATCCTGCTACGGGGGCTGGAAAGCCCCCGCTCCACAGGGTCAGGGCATGGCTTCCAGGTCTTTTTTCATGGATTCGATAAGGCGCGGGGTGAAGGTCTCCATGCGCCGGAGTCCGTCCTGCACTTTGTCGAACATGGTTTCGCCCTCGCCCACGAAGACGTTGTTCTTCAAGGTTACCTGCGAAGCCGGCGCGTTGATCGCCCCGATAGCGGCCCAGAGCTTTCCGTCGTACCAGTTGTTTTTATACGCGTGCTGCTGTTGCCAGGCCACGTGGGCGTCGATGAAGGCCGCGAAGGCTACTTTAATTGCGGCGGGGTCCTGCGGCTGGGCAATCGCGCCCTGATAGAGCGTTTCCAGCGTGCCCATCATGTTGAGTTGAAGCTCCAGATCGAGGATGAATCGGGCCGGGTCTCCGAAGAGCAGCCCCTTGAGTGGGCCGGGAACTAAGGTGGTTTTCTTCAGGGACGCGAGGGAGGTGCGTGCGGCATCGATCGCGGCCACGTTGCCACCGCGCAAGGCTTCCCAGGCCCGGACGATGGTCTCGCCCTGTCCCGTAATCAGGTCGTTTGCGAAGGCGACGTAGTCGTCGCGGGTGCAGGTCAGTCCCTGGGCTCCCCGGGCGAAGGCGAAGGTATTGGGCAACTGCACGCAGTGGGTTTGCGAATTGCCGAGCACGCCGAGTTGTCCTTTGAGTTTGCCGCCCTCAAAGGCCGTGGTGTCACCGAAATTGGTGAGGGGAAAGCTGGGTTCGCCCTCGATCTTTCCGTAGTTGAAACTTAGAATGCGCTGGGGCATGTTGAGCGTGCTGGTCAGGTTAGGCTCGTTCATGCTGGCGATCCACCAGGGTTCGAGATGGTTCGCTGCGATCATGTGGACGGTCTGGTCAAATTCGTCTTCGGTACCGCGTTTGATCTCGCCGGTTTCATAGAAACGCGCGTAGGCCTCCCAGCCGAAGCCGGCCCAGTAGATCAGTTCCATTTCCGGGTTTAATTCGTTCATGATGTAGCGGTGACTGCGGAGAATGGAGACAAAATCCAGGTTCGTAGAGAAGGGCCATCCGCCGGGATCGCTGTCGATGATAAAGATGCCGTCGGCGTTCTTCAGGGGGGTGATGAGTTCCTTGCGGAAGGCCATCAGCTTCCCCCACTCCACGGCGTCGGCAGGATTCACGCGCCGCTCGGTGCCGAAGAAGGGACGCTCCTCAAAGGTGTATTTCGCGGCCTCGTCCTTGCCTCGATTGTTGGGACAGAGCACGAAGTAGGCGCGCATGGAAAAGTCGCTGTGGGCCATGTCTATAACCTGGCCGATACGGTTCAGGTTTTCGTGGTCGCTCGGTGTCATGGGCTCGGGGACCGTCTCCAGCACGGGCCAGATAAGCACGGTGTTGTAGCCCAGGCGCTTTATGCCGTCGAGGTAACCCCGCCAGTCGTCCAGGGTCCAGGTGCGCGCGTTGTAGGGGTGATTGTAGGACCAGTGCTGATGGACGTACATCCCCAGCATAGGGGTTTCGGGGGTCGGCGGCGCGGCATGGGCCGTGAACTCGATTCCTGCCGAGAGAAGTATGAGTCCGACGATTCTGCTTAACACAATTTGCTGCCTCCATTGGTTAGCAGGCACTCCCGGCATTCGAAAGCACCTCGGTAGTGCCCTATGTAACGTGCAACGCCCGCTCACGTCTTAAGATTATTTGTATGCGGGGCGGCGGGCGGTTGCGCCTCGCCGCCGCCCCGCGACGTGACCCTGTAAAGGAGCACGGCTTGGAAGACTATTTCTGCAACGCCGCCACCGTCTTTTTCATCGTCTCCAGCAGGCTGGGCGTAAAGGTCTCCACTTTCTTGTAGGCGTTGGTCACCTGTTCAAAGGGCGTGGCGCCTTCGCCTTTGTAGGAGTTCTGGTCCCGGACAAAGAATGGCTTGTAGGTCGCTTCGTCAACCTTTACGAGCGCCTCTTCCATGCGCGGCATGTACCAGTTGTTCTTGTAGTCGTGGACCTTCTGCCAATCCGTCGCTTCCTTCACAAAGGCGGCCATGGTCTCGGCGACGACTTTTTTGTCCGCGCCGTCCAGGGCGGCGGTGCGGAAGCGCTCCAGCGTGGCACGGAAGCGGAGCACATGGCCCAGATCGGTCACGAAGCGCTTGGGGCTGCCGAAGAGGAGGCCTTCCAGATCGCCGGGCTTCAGGTCGGTGTCGGCCATGGCGGATACGTTCTTCTCGGCCGCTTCGATGATTGCGGGGTCGACCTGATTGACGGCCTCCCAGCCGGCGACAATCGTCTCACCGTGACCGGGCAACAGCCGCTCCGCAAAGGCCACATAGTCTTCGCGCGTGGGCATGGGTTGTCCGGTTGCGCCGCGCGAGAAGAGGAAGGCATTGGGGAGCTGGAGACAGTGGGTCTGGGAATTGCCCAGGGTGCCGCGCACGCCAAGATTTTTCCCGGCCTGATAGGCGAACTCGGTGCCGAAGTTCAGCATGGGGAAGCTGGGCTCGCCCTCGATTGCGCCGTACTGGTAGTTAAGCACGCGATCCGGCATGCCGATTTCATCGGCGACATTGGGTCCACGGCCGCTTGCCAGGCCCCAGGGTTCGGGATTGACCTTGGCGAGGAGCTTGATGGCTTCCTGAATCTCGGGGTTTTCGCCCATGGCGAATTCGGCGGTGGCGTAGAAGCGGCAATAGGCCTCCCAGCCCGCGTGGATCCAATAATAGAGCTCGATATTGGGATTCAGTTCATTGAACATGGTGCGGTGGGAGTTCAGCAGCGAAACGAACTCCACGTTGTCCGAGCCGGGATAGCCACCCGGATCGCTATCGATGATGAGCACGCCATCAATCTTCTTCAGCGGCGTGAAGATCTTCCGGCGAAATTCGAGCATCTTGCCCATGGCGATGGCATCGGCCGGGTTCACGCGCTGGTCGGTAAAGAAGAAGGGGCGCTTCACGAAGGTGTACTTGGCGGCCTCTTCGTTCTTCGCGATTACATTGGGGCACAAGGCGATGAGCACGCGCATGTCCTGGGCGTGGGCGAAATCGACCACCTCGGCCATTTTTTCCAGATTCTCCTCGTCGCTCTTTGTGAGCGGATCCGGCATGGTTTCGAGAACGGGCCAAATCAACACGGTGTTGAAGCCCAGTTTCTTCAGACCGTCCAGATAGCCCTTCCAGTCTTCGAGGGTCCAGGTCCGGGCGGCATAGGGATGGTTGTAGGACCAGTGCTGGTGCACGTACATGCCAATCATCGGGGGCTTGTTCCAGGATGATGTCTTTTCTTCCGCGCACGCGCCCGGGGCCAGGGTCCCGGCCAGACACGCCGCCACGAGGGCAAATGTCGCCACCAGTTTTTTCTTCATCATTTCTTGACCTCCTGCAGTCGGTTTGCCAATACCGCGGCCAGGATCAGGCCGCCGCGCACGATATATTGAAAGAATGGGTCCAGATTGAGGATTGTCATGCCGTTCGAGATGACGCCGATGAACAGAATGCCGATGAGGGTGCCGCGAACCGTGCCGATGCCGCCGGAGAAGCTGGTGCCGCCGATGATGACGGCGGCGATGACGTCCAGCTCCAGCCCCTGGGCCAGGGTGGGCGATCCGCTGGCGATGCGGGAGGACATGAGCAGCCCGCTGACCGCGGCGAGTCCGCCCGTGATGGCGAATACCATGACCCGGACGAATGCCACGTTGATACCGGAGAGACGGGCGGCTTCGTCGTTTCCCCCGACGGCATAGACGGCGCCGCCGAAGACCGTATACTTCATGAGGAAGTGAATCGCTGCGAAGGCAATTACAAAGATGATGGCGGGAAAGGGCACCCCGAAGAGGTAGCCGCCACCCAGAAAGCTGTACCACTCCGACGCGATGGCGATGGGAAAGCCCTTGGTAATCATGAGGGCGAAACCGCGCTCGGCGGTGAAGAGGGCGAGGGTGGTGATGAACGAGGGGACCTCAAACTTCACGCGCATGAATCCGGTGAATGCGCCGAGGAGCGCACCCGAGACGACGGTGAGGAGCATGGCGAAGGGGATGGGCATGCCGGCCTCGATGAGTTTCGCGGCGATACAACCCGAGAGCGCCACGGCGGAACCGACGCTGAGATCGATCTCCCTGGCGATGATGATCATGGTCATGCCGAAGGCGATAAGCCCCATCATCGACACGGAGCGCAGGATGTTGAGGAAATTCTCCAGGGACAGAAAGTTTGGCGCGCTGAGCGCCAGACCGACGCAAATTGCGAGGAGGACAATATCCATTACCGAGCGAGAGAGCCACGCACGCGCCTGGCCGACCAGTACTTCGTTACCCATGGGATGCACTTTCTAGCGACGCGTCCGCGTCCACACAATACTCAAACAATTTCTGGGGCGTCACCGAATCGGGCTGAACTTCGCCCACGATCCGGCCTTCCCGCATGACGAGGATTCGGTGGCACACGTCCACCAGCTCCTCCAGTTCACTTGAAACAAAAATGGTGCTGATGCCTTTCTTGCTGAGATCCCAGATCAACTGGAAGATCTGCTGCTTGGCCTGAATGTCGATGCCCCGGGTGGGCTCGTCGAGGAGGAGGATGCGTGGCTCGGTGTTGAGCCACTTTCCCACCACCACCTTCTGCTGATTGCCGCCGCTCAAGGTGGCCACGGGTGCCTCCACATTGGGTACGCGGATGTGGAGTTCCTCGATGTTTCGCTTCACCGTGGGCTCCTGCCGGGCTCTCGATGTGACGCCGTGCCACGAGAAGCGGCGCAGGCTGGCGAGGCAAATGTTTTCCCGTGTGTTGAGGTTGAGCACGAGGCCCTCCTCTTTGCGGTTTTCCGGGGTAAGCCCTATGCCGAACTCTTTCATCCTCGCGGGGGTGGGCCGCTCAACGGTCTTTCCCTCCACCAGGATCTCGCCCGAGTCGAGCCGGTCCGCGCCGCACAGGGTGCGGAGCAGCTCCGTACGCCCGGCGCCGACGAGCCCCGCGATGCCCAGGATTTCGCCGCGTTTCACGGAGAGCGACACATCGTGAAGCTTGCCCGCGCGATTGAGATTGCGCGCTTCGAGTACGGTGCCCTCTCCCACCACCAGGTTTTCCGGCCGGTGGCGCGGGACGACCTCGCCAAACATCATGTGGGCAATGGTGGCGGGGTCGGCCTCTTCGATGGGGATCGTGCCTACGAGGTCGCCATCGCGCAGGGCGGACACCTTGTGGGCGATGCGCTTCAACTCCTGAAGTCGGTGGGAAATATAGACGATGGCGACTCCCCGTGCGGAAAGTTCGCGAATGAGTCGAAACAGGCTCTCGGTCTCGTCGTTCGCCAGCGACGAGGTCGGCTCGTCCAGCATAAGGACCTTTGGGCGGAAGGACATGGCCTTGGCTATCTCGACCATCTGTTGCCCCGCCATGCCCAGGGTGTTCACCGGTCGATGGGGATTAATCTCGAGATTCAGGCTTTCCAGGATTTCCGCGGCGCGATCATAAACGGCGGTCCAGTCGATGCAAAGGCCCCCGAATTTCGTGGGCAGATCGGCCAGGAGCATGTTGTGGGCGACGGTAAGCCCGGGCACGAGGCTGAGCTCCTGATATACGGTGGCAATCCCCTTTTGGAAGGCGTCGCGGGGCGAGCGGAGCTCCACCGGCTCTCCCGCAACATAGATGCCGCCTGCGGTGGGGCGCGAGGCTCCGGAGAGGATCTTGACCAGGGAGCTCTTTCCGGCACCGTTCTTGCCGATGAGGGCGTGCACTTCTCCGGGCATGAACGACAGGCTCACGTCGTTCAGCGCGACGGTGCCGGGATAGACCTTGCGAATATTTCTTGCTTCAAGATTGGGTGTGGAGGTCATGGCGGTTACTGCGCGAGCTCCTTCAGCCTGGCCATGTACTCCCGCGTGCCCACCGCGTCGGCCCTGGAAAAGAGAATACCCGGCAGGGCCACTTTCTTCTCCACAGGTTCCTTCTTCAAGGCCGCCAGGGCGGTTGTGATGGCCTGGGCCCCGATGTCAAAGGGTTTCTGTCCGGTGACGGCCTGGAGGACGTCTTCCTCCGAGAGCAGGAAAGTCCCGATCTGCTCGCTCATATCGGTACCGAAGACGTATACATGATGGCCCGTGTTCTTTTTGTTCGCGGTGGCGGCGGCGTTGACCGCGCCCACGGTACCGCCCTCATTGGCGGCCCAGATAAGATCGATGGCGGGATTGGCCGTGAGCATGTTTTCCACGAGGGAGGTGGCCTCGGGCGCAAGCCAGGCGTCCTGCTCGGTGACGATTTCCACACCGGGCAGTTTGGTGATTTCGTCCTTGAAGCCCTTCACGCGCTGGCTCGCGGTCTCGGGCGCCAGGGCGATGTACTGCACGATGGCGACCTTTGCCTTTCCACCCAGTTTCGTTTCAATAAAGACGCGGGCGGCCTCGCCCGTGATGCGCCCCAGCTCCACCTGATCGCTGCGGATGTTGCTCGCCGGGAAGTCGGCGTCCACGTGGGCGTCGTAGGTGACGACGGGAATACCTTTGTCGTGGGCGCGCTTCAGTGCGGGAATGGAGCTTTGGGGACTCAGGGGCGCGACGACGAGGGCGTCGACTTGATTCGCCAGATACGTATCGACGATGGCAATCTCCTTATCGAGCGCGCCGAAGCTGTTGTTGACCATCAGTTCCACTTTCAGTCGGTCGGCGGCATCCCGCATGCCCTGCTGAATGAGGTGAAAGTACTGGTCTTCCTGAAAGACGATGGCGCCGATGGTGACGCGCCCGTCGTCCTCCTTTGGCCGCGGTTGACACCCGGCCATGGCCGCGCAAAGGCCCGCGACAGCCACGCCCGCCATCAAGTTTTTTGCTCGTCTGTATAAGATAGAGCGCATACCCAAACCTTTCCAAGACTTCAACAGGAAATTACAGTATGTTCCACTTACGGCCCCGATGGGGACAAGAGTTGCTTGAAATAATTCCAGGCGGGTGATTTGGACCCGTCGGGGCGTATGAGCCAATTGCCCACCATCTCGTCGTTGCCGTAGGGCGGTGTACTCTCCGCTTTCGGGCCATCGCAATAGAGCTCCCAGAAGAGGATGTACGGCGCGCCTATATCGAGAGCGCCTTCCACGCTGTAGCGTATCATGTTCAGCCGCTGTTCCTCGCTCACGAGACTCTCGGGCCAGCCGAACTCGCCGATATAGACGTTTTTCGCGCCAAAGGTCGCACTGTCGGGGGCTTTGTCCAGCAGATACTGGAGCGCGGAACGGTATTTCTCCTCGCTCTGGCCCATGGTATCGTAGGCCGAATAGGAGTACAAATCGCAGTGGGTGCGGGGCAGCACATCGTTGGTCACCGTCGGGTGGCCCAGTTGCGCCTTTTCCACCAGATTCACCTCCGCCGCGTGGTAAACATGGACGCCGTCCATACCGACTTCCCGGCGCGCGCGATCAACGCCGTCCTGGCGCGCGTTGAGCCATTCGATCATGCCCTCCACGGCGACAGGGTCGGGCTTCTTCTCCATATCCAGGGGCGGATGGGTCAACACCCAGTCGCCTTCCCAGTTCTGGAATACGAAGGTCTTTCCCGTACCCTTGTAGCGGGTCAGCAGGTATTTTGTGAATTCGTAATAGGAATCCCGCTCATGGGCTTCGTCTTCGGGGGTCATGCCCTGGGTGAAGTAG
This window contains:
- a CDS encoding twin-arginine translocation signal domain-containing protein: MNRREFHKACAIAAVSALAGSQALAKPDENPRKPFKLRGVYFHDGFTVDPEHHAPLHWGREEWLRQIRWLHACGVNAVEFATMLEFNRIPQTAMEREKIEDRKLVLELAHSLGLEFGYILTNTVVSTVPDGEEPGHQLLNRAVQLCPKEPGNFEKTIALQEWYMDTYKEANFFDEFAADWGACHCGKCAVPDYMHYVDTLAKKLAEKNPAARMYANTWCIAYWGPGPEEQGWEKVFDNEIRGSREVIELLDAMPKNVNLALPCHHLYRPLVYTTKGGKKNTPVFPTRDDIKKVEAMGRGVLAWPHFVMDDDTGRAPQWGLVHSEVRYIRDLLQRLQETGIDQVMGNLYLPYLQLSNTYAYGRLLDAPDTEPATILRDFAKLVAHKDDAESLAEVMAWIENHSYWEEQMPEDGRLPELPCTLDKAGAVKALAAVRPNPSPEMPLPYPPADWLKDLARSIDKMAWVSA
- a CDS encoding ABC transporter permease encodes the protein MGNEVLVGQARAWLSRSVMDIVLLAICVGLALSAPNFLSLENFLNILRSVSMMGLIAFGMTMIIIAREIDLSVGSAVALSGCIAAKLIEAGMPIPFAMLLTVVSGALLGAFTGFMRVKFEVPSFITTLALFTAERGFALMITKGFPIAIASEWYSFLGGGYLFGVPFPAIIFVIAFAAIHFLMKYTVFGGAVYAVGGNDEAARLSGINVAFVRVMVFAITGGLAAVSGLLMSSRIASGSPTLAQGLELDVIAAVIIGGTSFSGGIGTVRGTLIGILFIGVISNGMTILNLDPFFQYIVRGGLILAAVLANRLQEVKK
- a CDS encoding sugar ABC transporter ATP-binding protein, whose translation is MTSTPNLEARNIRKVYPGTVALNDVSLSFMPGEVHALIGKNGAGKSSLVKILSGASRPTAGGIYVAGEPVELRSPRDAFQKGIATVYQELSLVPGLTVAHNMLLADLPTKFGGLCIDWTAVYDRAAEILESLNLEINPHRPVNTLGMAGQQMVEIAKAMSFRPKVLMLDEPTSSLANDETESLFRLIRELSARGVAIVYISHRLQELKRIAHKVSALRDGDLVGTIPIEEADPATIAHMMFGEVVPRHRPENLVVGEGTVLEARNLNRAGKLHDVSLSVKRGEILGIAGLVGAGRTELLRTLCGADRLDSGEILVEGKTVERPTPARMKEFGIGLTPENRKEEGLVLNLNTRENICLASLRRFSWHGVTSRARQEPTVKRNIEELHIRVPNVEAPVATLSGGNQQKVVVGKWLNTEPRILLLDEPTRGIDIQAKQQIFQLIWDLSKKGISTIFVSSELEELVDVCHRILVMREGRIVGEVQPDSVTPQKLFEYCVDADASLESASHG
- a CDS encoding substrate-binding domain-containing protein gives rise to the protein MRSILYRRAKNLMAGVAVAGLCAAMAGCQPRPKEDDGRVTIGAIVFQEDQYFHLIQQGMRDAADRLKVELMVNNSFGALDKEIAIVDTYLANQVDALVVAPLSPQSSIPALKRAHDKGIPVVTYDAHVDADFPASNIRSDQVELGRITGEAARVFIETKLGGKAKVAIVQYIALAPETASQRVKGFKDEITKLPGVEIVTEQDAWLAPEATSLVENMLTANPAIDLIWAANEGGTVGAVNAAATANKKNTGHHVYVFGTDMSEQIGTFLLSEEDVLQAVTGQKPFDIGAQAITTALAALKKEPVEKKVALPGILFSRADAVGTREYMARLKELAQ